ATTTATTTTTGCTTATTTTAAACTATTAAATGATATTACTTATTGATAAATTTATCTAGTGTGCTTGGATAAAAAGCTGATTAATCAAAGGTTTCCAGAATTGTGTTTAAAGTTATTTTCTCAATAAATATCAATTAATGCGTCTAAAAATACCCCATTCAATAAGAATAATAATCAATTAGCACCCATTATTATTAGCTTCATTAACCTCCTATTTGCAAATATTTTCTAATTAGATAAAAATATTCTACTAACAGTATTAGTAAATACAAACTTAAAAAAATCATTTCCTCTATTTTTGAACCATTTTCTTCACATCCTAAATCACGTAGGTTGGGTTGACAAAGGAAACCCAACATTTTCGCCACCTTGTTGAGTTTTGTTCCATTACTCCGTAACGCTGACGCGAACAATCCAACCTACAGCTATAAGATGTTCTTCAAAAACATTCAGACTAATTTATATAGCCCAAAATAAACATTATGACAGTAAATATCCAGGTAAATATTAAGAAATCCTGCCAAGCTCATACTGAACAATCTTATTGAAATCTTTATGAAAAGTATAGTTAATGAAGAAGCAATGAAGCCCAACTTTGCAAAATATAAATAGCTACAAAATCTGGCTTCATTCACCCTATGAGTAATTAATCAGGCGAGAAACATATCTTCTTGTTATAGAGGTAATTTGGTAGCGAGTTATGAATCAAAAGGACACATTAAGGGGAGACTTGAGCCAAACATCTCAACGATTAAAGTAGGAAGACGGACTATGCCGCATATAATTCCTAACCACAGTTGCGTGGGATGTGACAACTGCCGACCCCTATGTCCTACGGGTGCAATTAAAATCAAAGATGATGAATATTGGGTTGATCCTGCCCTTTGTAATAATTGTGATGGCTATTATTCACAACCACAATGTGTAATTGCCTGTCCCACAAATGCGCCTATTCCTGTACACGCCAAAAAAGGAAGATGTAAAATTGAACCACGAGATGTTACCAGTCCAGATTTATTTTCTAATGGTAAGAATAACCCCTTCGCTTCAGCCATAGTTATCTGGGAAGCTTGTAATTTACTAGCACAACGAACATCTTTACAATGGGAAAAAGATGAGGAAGGTAACTTACATTACAGTCGCTCAGTTAATCAAGGACGAGGGACAATTTCCTTTCATCTTCAAGACCTATTTCCAGTTAACAACCGTGCTAATAATTCACAAGCAATTGATTATTTAGACATCCGGGCTGCTTGTATTCATCTTATTTTCGCCGCTCAAATTACAGCCTTAGATCAACCTTGGGAAGAAGAATTTACCATTGATGAACGACAAATTGAACAGTATTTGGGCTTAGAAAAACGTAAAGACCTCAGCAAAAGTGCCAAACTCGGTTTAATTAAAAATATCGTCTCTCAGACTTGTTCTCTCATGGTTTCTATTGACTGGCCACAACAAGGTAGAGTTCCCAGTTTTTCCATTAAAGATAGTTATTTATGGAATTTGACAGATACCCAACACCATTTTCAAGAAGATGATCAAGGTTGTAAATATTTAGTGGGACTGACATTTACAATTAAAGCTGGGATTTGGACTAAACATTTCTTCAACAGACAAGGATGCAAAGAACGAACCACATTTTATCAATATGGCAGTCTTCCCAAAACTTTACTCACCACAGTTATGAGTCTGTGGCAACAACACGAAGGTGCTGTTAGACTTATGCTTTGGTTATTGTTTAAAACAAAAATGGGGAGAGAACAACGCATCACTATTCCTACCTTGCTGCGCGTTGCTTATGGTGAGGAAAAAGTGACCCAAGCTTCCAGACACAGGGAAGAACGGAAACGCCTACTTAAAGCCTATGAAAATGATTTAGAAGTTCTCAATCATTATGGAGTCAAGCCATTATTTGATCCTGTTACCTATCCCCCGGAAATTCAGCCCCTGTGGGCAAAATTAGTAGATATACCGGAAGATCCAGAGGAAGCGTTAGAATTTTGGATTAATGATGGTAGTGGTGAAAATCGCCTCACAGACAGCGGACCACGTGGTAAATGGAATTTACTTCTGAACGCACGCATTTTATCTTTTGAACTCCCGACCGATTGGGAAAATCGTTCAGAATCAGATAAAAAACAACGTCGCTCCACTAAAGCAAAAAGCAATCATCAACAAACAGGTAATTTGCTAGGGGAAGAGGTTATGGAAGGACGAAAAAAAATGAACCTCTCCCAAAGGGAACTAGCCAAGTTGATGGAAAAAAGCCAAAGCTGGATTCGTGATGTGGAAAAAGGGCGCTTAAAAGCTAAACTAGACGATCAAATGCTCTTGAGACAATTGCTAGATATTTCATAAGGTACAGCAGGAGTCAGGAGGAAAATTCTCTTGGCTTTTGATGTAAATTTTTTACGCAGCTTAGTTAATTAAACAAAATCAAGATCCGAATTTTGATTTTTGGTGTTAGATGGTGAGTATTAACAAAATTTGTTAACTTGAGATGATATCTAAGTAGGTAAACAGGAAAATTTAAAGGTATGTAACGGTATGTAAAGTTGTCTCAATGCAATATTCTGATTGAGTTTCAGCCATTTTACAAAACGCAATACCCCTCATTTTTATTTTGTTTACCTACTTAGATAGGTATCAATCTTAATTTATTGAGGAGTGAACATGAGTAATATTATTTTTCGTAAAACTTGTTTAGCCTTACCAAGTCTTGCAGCTTTGGTAGTTTTAGGTAGCGGACTTTCCGTAAATGCTCAGACAGTCGAACCAGGAACAATTGTTCTTCCCACCAAGCAAACATCAATATCCACCGTTGCTACAGAAGAAATAGCCAGTCGGACAATCACACCCGTACCAGGAACTGTAGAAACTTCATCAGTTATGCTCAATTCTGGTTCTACACAAGCTACCGAAAAAACAGAACCATCCAATCAAATAGCACAAAGTCCGATTGGCATAGGTAGAGCCACTCGTGGTGGTAGTAGCTATATTGGTGTTGGTCTCAACGTTGGTGCATCCGGTAGCTTTTCAGCTTTGAGTGATGGTAATTTCACTGTTATCAGTAAAATTGGTCTGACCAAAACCCTATCAGTTAGACCATCAGTAATATTAGGAACAGATACAACATTTCTTGCTCCTATTACTTACGACTTTGCTTTTAAATCACCAGATCCATTTACAGAACCTTTACCCATAGCTCCTTATATTGGACTAGGTGCAGCCATTAAAACAGGTGATAAGTCTAACACTGAAGCTGCTTTGCTAGTCACTGGTGGTATAGACGTACCTCTCAATAGCAGATTAACCGCCACAGCCGCCGTCAACGCTGGATTTTTTGATAAAACTGATGTGGGAATTTTATTAGGAGTCGGTTATAACTTTACTGGTTTTTAGAAGCGAGTAGGGGCGCAGGGCCTGCGCCCTTTCTCAGGAGTCAGGAGTCAGGAGTTCAGAAAGAAGAAAGAAGAAAGAAGAAAGAAGAAAGAAGAAAGAAGAAAGAAGAAAGAAGAGGGAAATTTCTCCCCCTGCCCCTACATCCCCCACATCCCCCACATCCCCCACATCCCCCACATCCCCCACATCCCCCACATCCCCCACATCCCCCACATCCCCCACATCCCCCACATCCCCCACATCCCCCACATCCCCCACATCCCCCACATCCCCCACATCCCCCACATCCCCTACATCCCCCACATCCCCCACATCCCCCACATCCCCCACATCCCCTACATCCCCTACATCCCCTACATCCCCTACTTAGGACTCACCTTATCAATCACCTTGATTTTGCCATCATCGCCCACAGTCCAGACATCATAAGTACCAATGACATCACCATTAGCGTCAACATCTACATCACCGCTTGCGCCTTGATAATTAATTTGTTTCCCTTCTTTAAGTAGCTTCAATCCTTCACAAACATCGCTAACTGGTGTACCTTGACCAGCGGATACTTCCCGAATTTTACCAGCAATAGCAACCCCTGTATTTTCCTTCGCAGCTTGAGCGGCTAATACCAACAAAGCCGCAGCGTCCCAAGATTGAGGTGCGTATTCTCCAGGAGAACCGCCTTTTTTCTCTTGCCAAAGTTTATTAAAGTTTTCCAAACCTGGACCACTAGAACCAGGAACTGTCCCAATAGCCCCCGATAAAATATACTTGCCGTCACTACCTTTGCCAACTTGGTCAGGGAAAGTAGAAGATTTTACGCCGTCCGTGAGTAAAATTTGTACGCCTTTCGTGACACCTTGTTGATAAGCAGCTTTGAGAAATAAACTCCCTGTTTCCGCATATAATACGCCTAAAACCGCATCTGGTTTCCCAGCAAAAGCCGCAGTTGCTTCTGTATCAAATGTTTGGGATTTGGGATCATAGCGCACAGGCTTATCTTTATTAACTACTGTTCCGCCCAATTTTTCAAAAGTATCTACAAATGCTTTTTCAAACCCCACGCCATAGTCATTGTTAATAACTACTGTGGAAACTCTTTTAAAACCTTTTTCTTAGCAAGTTGAGCTAAAGCTAATGCTTGATAGGTATCAGGGGGAGCAGTTCGCGCCCAAAAGCCCTTAAAGTCACCTTTTTTAGCTTTGTCGGTAAATACGGGGCTGGTGCTACCAGGAGAAATCAGCATGACTTTATTGGGTACAGCAACAGAAACCGCCGCAGTGGAAACGCTACTAGCAAAAGAACCGACTACACCAGCTACCTTATCTAAGGTTGCTAATTTGGTCATTCCCGCAGCACCGGCTTTAGGATCTGTTTGGTCGTCTACTTGTACTAAA
The DNA window shown above is from Anabaena sp. WA102 and carries:
- a CDS encoding helix-turn-helix domain-containing protein codes for the protein MPHIIPNHSCVGCDNCRPLCPTGAIKIKDDEYWVDPALCNNCDGYYSQPQCVIACPTNAPIPVHAKKGRCKIEPRDVTSPDLFSNGKNNPFASAIVIWEACNLLAQRTSLQWEKDEEGNLHYSRSVNQGRGTISFHLQDLFPVNNRANNSQAIDYLDIRAACIHLIFAAQITALDQPWEEEFTIDERQIEQYLGLEKRKDLSKSAKLGLIKNIVSQTCSLMVSIDWPQQGRVPSFSIKDSYLWNLTDTQHHFQEDDQGCKYLVGLTFTIKAGIWTKHFFNRQGCKERTTFYQYGSLPKTLLTTVMSLWQQHEGAVRLMLWLLFKTKMGREQRITIPTLLRVAYGEEKVTQASRHREERKRLLKAYENDLEVLNHYGVKPLFDPVTYPPEIQPLWAKLVDIPEDPEEALEFWINDGSGENRLTDSGPRGKWNLLLNARILSFELPTDWENRSESDKKQRRSTKAKSNHQQTGNLLGEEVMEGRKKMNLSQRELAKLMEKSQSWIRDVEKGRLKAKLDDQMLLRQLLDIS